One window from the genome of Thermococcus siculi encodes:
- the cas2 gene encoding CRISPR-associated endonuclease Cas2, with translation MVGYYIVVYDINEKRVAKVHKILREYLQWRQRSVFEGWLREEELTELMRKLSAVINEEEDSVLFYRLPSEKVIHSFHIGRPPDKFDNVI, from the coding sequence ATGGTGGGCTACTACATCGTCGTCTACGACATAAACGAGAAGCGCGTTGCCAAGGTGCACAAAATACTCAGGGAGTACCTCCAGTGGAGGCAGAGGAGCGTCTTCGAGGGCTGGCTTAGGGAGGAAGAACTCACCGAGCTGATGCGGAAGCTGAGCGCGGTCATCAACGAGGAGGAAGATTCCGTGCTCTTCTACAGGCTACCCAGCGAGAAGGTGATCCACAGCTTCCACATTGGGAGGCCGCCCGATAAGTTTGATAACGTCATTTAG
- the cmr6 gene encoding type III-B CRISPR module RAMP protein Cmr6, translating into MYGQRKSGREHRHSYGNEGNRGYPPKKKGDSKGKHGERKPPMYLIPGETRKLLPNPLRSIENLSLKLEKYAPFALDKKGSRKASLKDLHNSLKLENNILKLYGKFFGLYTVMLKDLNATSFTMKTTSRLVVGLGDESVYEVSIRLMRNYSVPYIPGTALKGVTKAYTIEMLAELLTEHSDLCNDFFECAGNVQEWLNGGAVGNFPEKVGVENISKQLEEFLRIFLREPIPEEIPVRKMAETAVMMFGTTEKEGSVVFFDALLLQEALEGLGGEIFEFDIMNPHYGQYYQGEGNSNPPGDWYDPVPVLFLTVKEGVEFIFAVGRSKACKNPQLVDKAARILKLALKEHGVGAKTSLGYGRFVEV; encoded by the coding sequence ATGTACGGGCAGCGAAAAAGTGGGCGAGAACACCGTCACAGTTACGGCAATGAGGGGAACAGAGGTTATCCTCCAAAGAAAAAAGGCGATTCAAAAGGGAAGCACGGAGAGAGAAAACCTCCGATGTACCTCATTCCCGGAGAGACACGGAAGCTACTCCCCAATCCGCTGAGAAGCATCGAGAACCTCTCTCTCAAGCTGGAAAAGTATGCCCCCTTTGCCCTGGACAAGAAAGGTTCCCGCAAGGCATCACTGAAAGACCTCCATAATAGCCTCAAGCTGGAGAACAACATTCTGAAACTCTATGGGAAATTCTTTGGGTTATATACTGTGATGCTCAAAGACCTGAATGCGACCAGTTTCACTATGAAAACCACCTCAAGGCTCGTCGTTGGCCTTGGCGACGAGAGCGTATATGAAGTGAGTATCCGACTAATGAGGAATTACAGTGTCCCCTACATTCCGGGCACAGCCTTGAAAGGAGTCACGAAGGCATACACAATTGAAATGCTGGCAGAACTTCTGACCGAGCACTCCGACCTATGCAACGACTTCTTTGAGTGTGCTGGAAATGTTCAGGAGTGGCTTAACGGTGGGGCAGTGGGTAACTTCCCCGAAAAGGTCGGGGTAGAAAATATATCAAAACAGCTTGAAGAGTTCCTCAGGATCTTCCTTAGAGAGCCAATCCCGGAGGAAATCCCTGTGAGAAAGATGGCGGAAACCGCCGTCATGATGTTCGGGACAACGGAGAAGGAAGGTTCAGTGGTTTTCTTCGATGCCTTGCTCCTCCAGGAGGCACTGGAGGGACTAGGGGGAGAAATCTTCGAGTTCGACATAATGAACCCCCACTACGGACAGTACTACCAAGGGGAGGGTAACTCAAACCCGCCCGGCGACTGGTACGACCCTGTGCCAGTGCTGTTTCTAACAGTGAAAGAAGGGGTTGAGTTCATCTTCGCCGTCGGCAGGTCAAAGGCCTGCAAGAATCCCCAGCTCGTCGATAAGGCAGCAAGGATCCTCAAGCTGGCCCTGAAGGAGCACGGCGTCGGGGCAAAGACGAGCCTCGGCTATGGAAGGTTCGTGGAAGTGTAA
- the cmr5 gene encoding type III-B CRISPR module-associated protein Cmr5 has product MDLRSIEQERAKFAYKKVLKVKKENEKDTKTQSRYRSYVESAPIMILTNGLGQTLAFYLSKLEKPVNVFYKDINPEDFTKAESKAYAYLYRHLSEWLVKEVTGGEDPLQYYIKKSGMDAILLTEEAIAFLNWLKKFARAMLEEDKTAGG; this is encoded by the coding sequence CTATAAAAAAGTCCTAAAAGTCAAAAAGGAGAACGAGAAGGATACCAAAACTCAGAGCAGGTACAGATCCTACGTGGAGAGCGCTCCAATAATGATACTCACCAACGGCCTCGGGCAGACGCTGGCGTTTTACCTCTCGAAGCTTGAGAAACCCGTCAATGTATTCTACAAGGATATAAATCCCGAGGACTTCACCAAAGCGGAGAGCAAGGCCTATGCCTACCTCTACAGGCACTTGAGCGAGTGGCTCGTCAAAGAGGTTACCGGCGGTGAAGATCCCCTGCAGTATTACATAAAAAAATCCGGAATGGACGCCATTCTCTTAACCGAGGAGGCAATAGCCTTCCTCAACTGGCTCAAGAAGTTCGCAAGGGCGATGCTCGAAGAGGATAAGACCGCCGGTGGTTGA